A DNA window from Pithys albifrons albifrons isolate INPA30051 chromosome 7, PitAlb_v1, whole genome shotgun sequence contains the following coding sequences:
- the LOC139673867 gene encoding olfactory receptor 6F1-like, whose translation MFLSQQDGLKFTLGPENETAVTEFILEGFPGLDQRLQLFLSLVLLLMYLTTVLGNATIIFLVCVDHHLQTPMYFFISNLAFLEIWFTSFTSIKLFAILSSDQKTISPSSCFAQSYFYFALGCTEFILLVVMSCDRCVAICQPLHYAALMEPQLCLCLVVAAWAIGFSLQSYRLLFLPELSFCGSNRIPHFLCDNTPWFKLSCSDTSLLWKIDSVFSSCVLMGSLCFTLAFYMCILFCILHLPAASERKKAFATCSSHLITLSIAYGSCIALYMCPSEDASLKTNKIVTLLNTVLYPFLNPFIYSLRNRAVTLALNKFLARTVIKLFP comes from the coding sequence ATGTTCCTGTCTCAGCAGGATGGATTGAAATTCACCCTGGGcccagaaaatgaaacagcagttACCGAGTTCATCCTAGAGGGTTTCCCAGGGCTTGATCAAAGACTGcagctgtttctctctctgGTCCTTCTGCTCATGTACCTGACAACGGTGCTGGGGAATGCAACCATCATTTTCCTTGTGTGTGTGGATCATCACCTGCAAACCCCCATGTACTTTTTCATCAGCAACTTGGCCTTCCTGGAAATCTGGTTTACATCCTTCACAAGCATCAAATTGTTTGCAATCCTGAGTTCTGATCAGAAAACCATCTCACCGAGCAGCTGCTTTGCCCAGTCCTATTTCTACTTTGCCCTGGGATGCACAGAGTTCATCCTGCTTGTGGTCATGTCCTGTGACCGCTGTGTTGCCATCTGCCAACCCCTGCACTACGCTGCCCTCATGgagcctcagctctgcctctgcctggtcGTTGCTGCCTGGGCCATCGGCTTCAGCCTCCAGAGCTACCGCCTGCTCTTCCTCCCTGAGCTGTCTTTCTGTGGCTCCAACAGGATCCCCCACTTTCTTTGTGACAACACCCCCTGGTTCAAACTGTCCTGCTCTGACACCAGCCTGCTTTGGAAAATAGACTCTGTTTTCTCATCGTGTGTCCTGATGGGTTCCTTGTGCTTCACTCTGGCATTTTACATGTGCATCCTTTTCTGTATTCTGCATCTTCCAGCAGCCTCTGAGAGGAAGAAAGCTTTTGCTACCTGTTCTTCCCATCTCATCACCTTATCCATTGCATATGGGAGCTGTATTGCTCTCTACATGTGTCCTTCAGAAGATGCTTCCTTGAAGACCAACAAAATTGTGACTTTGCTGAACACAGTCCTGTACCCATTCTTAAATCCATTCATATACAGCCTGAGGAACAGGGCTGTGACACTGGCACTGAACAAATTCCTTGCCAGGACAGTAATAAAGCTTTTCCCCTAA